In Neodiprion pinetum isolate iyNeoPine1 chromosome 6, iyNeoPine1.2, whole genome shotgun sequence, one genomic interval encodes:
- the LOC124222322 gene encoding uncharacterized protein, with amino-acid sequence MNKWRETKSATTKSNSKPVSKIATRVNCEKSAKNRSSWSANSALNLIPRDDAELSANKSIPKEAKPDVTLELITRKKATDDQKLRVANKNPSSIDQSSTTPSSEISSKNDKREFDETSHRQKSKSNQKKKFFDELIQREGSVETLLQTKKPAKTIYDVDVMTPDDIRKTLARIDANTAKPFSFLTDIIDDPQNEKRKLTTQGICDQELDPTDIDLQLASLIKRVELNRSLLEKTNQRIKDVNFITERNRMILLRDMNYDEDTFLLMKEAGDIKGPVSPVDLSSVSHPAIDELQKTMSSTIEMLEYVQKMSNGDLTYEEIPPELTDYLNAPITVAGENLQND; translated from the exons ATGAACAAGTG GAGAGAAACGAAATCTGCTACAACGAAGAGCAACAGCAAACCCGTGTCTAAGATAGCAACTAGAGTTAATTG CGAAAAAAGTGCTAAAAACAGATCATCGTGGTCCGCGAATTCTGCACTGAATTTGATTCCACGCGATGATGCTGAATTATCTGCGAACAAGTCGATCCCTAAGGAAGCGAAGCCTGATGTAACGCTGGAATTAATTACACGAAAAAAAGCGACCGATGATCAAAAACTGAGAGTGGCGAATAAAAACCCGTCGTCGATTGACCAAAGTTCGACAACGCCATCCTCGGAAATATCGAGCAAGAATGATAAACGGGAGTTCGATGAGACTTCGCATAGGCAAAAATCTAAATCTAATcagaagaaaaagtttttcgacGAGTTGATTCAGCGTGAAGGAAGCGTCGAGACGCTTTTACAGACGAAAAAACCGGCGAAGACAATTTACGACGTCGACGTAATGACACCCGACGATATTAGAAAAACTCTAGCTCGAATTGACGCCAACACGGCCAAGCCATTTTCTTTCCTTACCGATATTATCGACGATCCTCAAAATGAAAAGCGAAAACTCACTACGCAGGGTATTTGCGACCAGGAATTGGACCCAACCGATATTGAC CTTCAATTAGCATCGCTAATAAAACGCGTCGAGCTAAATCGATCACTGTTGGAAAAGACGAATCAGCGAATCAAAGACGTAAACTTTATAACAGAAAGAAACAGGATGATTTTATTGAGAGACATGAACTACG ACGAGGATACGTTTCTGCTAATGAAAGAAGCTGGCGACATAAAAGGGCCTGTCTCACCCGTCGATTTATCGTCGGTGTCTCATCCAGCAATAG ACGAGCTTCAAAAGACGATGAGCTCGACCATCGAGATGTTGGAGTACGTTCAGAAAATGTCCAACGGAGATTTGACGTACGAAGAAATTCCCCCGGAGTTGACGGATTATTTGAATGCGCCGATCACAGTGGCCGGTGAAAATCTGCAAAATGATTAA
- the Sou gene encoding E3 ubiquitin-protein ligase RMND5A isoform X2, producing the protein MRKTIMEACNAVEREVAKVLLKFSAIDDHGETVLRDLINHIESIKKELENGPPDHELTQCQIQVLNQAMTKVRDTVQRLATDHRDLHSTVSKVGKAIDRNFIADFASTSREDVFSGPEKTHLLNQVICQHFYRQGMLDIADELASEAGIRTEEGRKEPFTELNHILDCLKQRNLEPALEWARNHREALLAQNSSLEFKLHRLHFIRLVQQGPAKQGEAILYARKNLTQFVARYEKEVQSLMGTLMYLPNGIQSSPYSHLLNPTLWLDIHDVFTKEACTLLGLSVDSPLSVCINAGCTALPALLNIKQVMQQRQVTGIWNGKDELPIEIDLGKQSRYHSVFACPILRQQSTENNPPMKLVCGHVISRDALNKLTSANKLKCPYCPVEQNPEDARLIYF; encoded by the exons ATGCGAAAAACAATAATGGAGGCTTGTAATGCTGTCGAGCGCGAAGTTGCCAAagttttgttgaaattcaGTGCGATAGACGACCACGGTGAAACTGTGCTACGGGATTTGATAAATCACATCGAATCCATTAAAAAAGAGCTCGAAAACG GTCCACCCGATCACGAATTGACACAATGTCAAATACAAGTGTTAAATCAAGCGATGACCAAGGTCCGGGATACAGTGCAGCGATTAGCGACAGATCATCGCGACCTTCACAGCACAGTTTCAAAAGTTGGGAAAGCCATTGACAGGAATTTCATTGCCGACTTTGCTAGCACAAGTAGAGAAGATGTGTTCTCTGGACCTGAAAAAACACACCTACTCAACCAGGTTATCTGCCAGCATTTTTACAGACAGGGAATGCTGGATATTGCCGATGAACTCGCGTCG GAAGCTGGAATCAGGACTGAAGAAGGCAGAAAGGAACCCTTCACAGAGTTGAACCACATTTTGGATTGTCTGAAGCAACGTAACTTGGAGCCGGCTTTAGAGTGGGCGCGCAATCACCGCGAGGCACTTCTCGCTCAG AACTCGTCGCTAGAATTCAAGCTGCACAGACTACATTTTATAAGACTAGTCCAACAAGGTCCCGCGAAACAGGGCGAGGCAATTCTTTATGCCCGAAAAAATCTCACACAGTTTGTTGCACGATATGAGAAAGAAGTTCAGTCTCTGATGGGGACTCTTATGTATTTACCCAATGGAATACAGTCTTCACCTTATAGTCATTTATTAAATCCAACGCTGTGGCTTGATATTCACGATGTTTTTACTAAAGAGGCGTGTACACTATTGGGTCTCAGTGTCGACAGTCCACTCTCCGTTTG TATAAATGCAGGATGCACCGCTTTACCTGCGCTTTTAAATATCAAACAAGTGATGCAGCAGCGACAAGTGACTGGTATCTGGAATGGAAAGGATGAGCTTCCT ATCGAAATAGACTTGGGGAAGCAGAGCCGTTATCACTCTGTATTCGCGTGTCCAATTCTACGACAGCAGAGTACCGAAAATAATCCACCAATGAAGTTGGTTTGCGGTCATGTAATTTCACGAGACGCCCTCAACAAATTGACTAGTGCTAATAA ATTGAAATGTCCGTACTGCCCGGTCGAACAAAACCCAGAGGACGCCAGGTTAATATACTTCTAG
- the Sou gene encoding E3 ubiquitin-protein ligase RMND5A isoform X1 — MRKTIMEACNAVEREVAKVLLKFSAIDDHGETVLRDLINHIESIKKELENGPPDHELTQCQIQVLNQAMTKVRDTVQRLATDHRDLHSTVSKVGKAIDRNFIADFASTSREDVFSGPEKTHLLNQVICQHFYRQGMLDIADELASEAGIRTEEGRKEPFTELNHILDCLKQRNLEPALEWARNHREALLAQNSSLEFKLHRLHFIRLVQQGPAKQGEAILYARKNLTQFVARYEKEVQSLMGTLMYLPNGIQSSPYSHLLNPTLWLDIHDVFTKEACTLLGLSVDSPLSVCINAGCTALPALLNIKQVMQQRQVTGIWNGKDELPIEIDLGKQSRYHSVFACPILRQQSTENNPPMKLVCGHVISRDALNKLTSANKNQFVSRLKCPYCPVEQNPEDARLIYF; from the exons ATGCGAAAAACAATAATGGAGGCTTGTAATGCTGTCGAGCGCGAAGTTGCCAAagttttgttgaaattcaGTGCGATAGACGACCACGGTGAAACTGTGCTACGGGATTTGATAAATCACATCGAATCCATTAAAAAAGAGCTCGAAAACG GTCCACCCGATCACGAATTGACACAATGTCAAATACAAGTGTTAAATCAAGCGATGACCAAGGTCCGGGATACAGTGCAGCGATTAGCGACAGATCATCGCGACCTTCACAGCACAGTTTCAAAAGTTGGGAAAGCCATTGACAGGAATTTCATTGCCGACTTTGCTAGCACAAGTAGAGAAGATGTGTTCTCTGGACCTGAAAAAACACACCTACTCAACCAGGTTATCTGCCAGCATTTTTACAGACAGGGAATGCTGGATATTGCCGATGAACTCGCGTCG GAAGCTGGAATCAGGACTGAAGAAGGCAGAAAGGAACCCTTCACAGAGTTGAACCACATTTTGGATTGTCTGAAGCAACGTAACTTGGAGCCGGCTTTAGAGTGGGCGCGCAATCACCGCGAGGCACTTCTCGCTCAG AACTCGTCGCTAGAATTCAAGCTGCACAGACTACATTTTATAAGACTAGTCCAACAAGGTCCCGCGAAACAGGGCGAGGCAATTCTTTATGCCCGAAAAAATCTCACACAGTTTGTTGCACGATATGAGAAAGAAGTTCAGTCTCTGATGGGGACTCTTATGTATTTACCCAATGGAATACAGTCTTCACCTTATAGTCATTTATTAAATCCAACGCTGTGGCTTGATATTCACGATGTTTTTACTAAAGAGGCGTGTACACTATTGGGTCTCAGTGTCGACAGTCCACTCTCCGTTTG TATAAATGCAGGATGCACCGCTTTACCTGCGCTTTTAAATATCAAACAAGTGATGCAGCAGCGACAAGTGACTGGTATCTGGAATGGAAAGGATGAGCTTCCT ATCGAAATAGACTTGGGGAAGCAGAGCCGTTATCACTCTGTATTCGCGTGTCCAATTCTACGACAGCAGAGTACCGAAAATAATCCACCAATGAAGTTGGTTTGCGGTCATGTAATTTCACGAGACGCCCTCAACAAATTGACTAGTGCTAATAA aaatcaatttgtttccagATTGAAATGTCCGTACTGCCCGGTCGAACAAAACCCAGAGGACGCCAGGTTAATATACTTCTAG